The following are from one region of the Cytobacillus firmus genome:
- the alaS gene encoding alanine--tRNA ligase codes for MKQLSGAEIRRMFLDFFKEKGHAVEPSASLVPHEDPSLLWINSGVATLKKYFDGRVIPENPRITNAQKSIRTNDIENVGKTARHHTFFEMLGNFSIGDYFKEEAIVWAWEFLTDEKWIGFEEEKLSVTIHPEDDEAFNIWREKVGVPEERIIRLEGNFWDIGEGPSGPNTEIFYDRGPEYGNDPGDPELYPGGENDRYLEVWNLVFSEFNHNPDGTYTPLPKKNIDTGMGLERMASVVQNVPTNFDTDLFMPIIRGTEEISGRKYGASNETDVAFKVIADHIRTVAFAVGDGALPSNEGRGYVLRRLLRRAVRYAKQININEPFMYELVPVVGEIMHDFYPEVKEKTEFIQKVIKNEEERFHETLHEGLAILSSVIKKEKEKGSDTIQGEDVFRLYDTYGFPVELTEEYAEEEGMKVDHAGFEKEMEGQRERARSARQDVDSMQIQGGVLGELKTESKFVGYDKLQTEARIAAIVKDGQLIEEAHAGDEIQLILNETPFYAESGGQIADQGTLEAEGLKVSIKDVQKAPNGQNLHRAVVEKGKLKAEASVLAAVNEQIRSKVIKNHTATHLLHQALKDVLGGHVNQAGSLVGPDRLRFDFSHFGQITSEELEKIEAIVNEQIWQSLEVEINYKDIEEAKAMGAMALFGEKYGKIVRVVQVGDYSLELCGGCHVPNTASIGLFKIQSESGIGAGTRRIEAVTGESAYKLMNDQITVLKEASGKLKTNPKDLSARIDVLLGEMKQLQRENESLAAKLGNIEAGSLVSKAKEVNGITVLAEKVQASDMNNLRNMADDLKQKLGSAVVVLGSINEGKVNIIAGVTDDLIKKGFHAGKAVKEVAAKCGGGGGGRPDMAQAGGKDPEKLESALQFVEEWVKSV; via the coding sequence ATGAAACAATTATCAGGTGCTGAAATACGCCGAATGTTCCTGGATTTCTTTAAGGAGAAAGGACACGCTGTTGAACCGAGCGCATCCCTCGTTCCGCACGAAGATCCTTCCCTGCTCTGGATTAATAGTGGTGTCGCCACTCTGAAAAAATATTTTGACGGCCGTGTCATCCCTGAGAACCCGAGGATTACAAATGCCCAAAAATCCATACGTACCAACGATATCGAAAATGTCGGCAAAACAGCAAGGCACCATACATTTTTTGAAATGCTGGGCAACTTCTCAATTGGTGATTACTTTAAAGAAGAAGCAATCGTCTGGGCTTGGGAGTTCTTGACTGATGAAAAATGGATCGGTTTTGAAGAAGAAAAGCTTTCTGTTACAATTCACCCCGAAGATGATGAAGCTTTTAACATCTGGCGGGAAAAAGTGGGCGTGCCTGAAGAGAGAATTATCCGCCTGGAAGGAAACTTCTGGGACATCGGAGAAGGCCCAAGTGGTCCAAATACAGAAATCTTCTATGACCGCGGTCCTGAATATGGAAATGACCCAGGAGATCCTGAACTATATCCCGGCGGTGAAAACGATCGCTATTTAGAAGTCTGGAACCTTGTGTTTTCTGAATTCAACCATAATCCTGATGGCACTTATACGCCGCTTCCTAAGAAAAATATTGATACCGGGATGGGGCTTGAGCGGATGGCATCTGTCGTTCAAAATGTTCCTACTAACTTTGATACAGACTTATTTATGCCGATTATCCGGGGAACAGAAGAAATTTCAGGCCGGAAATATGGAGCATCAAATGAAACGGATGTTGCATTTAAAGTTATTGCTGACCATATCCGCACAGTGGCATTTGCAGTGGGTGACGGTGCGCTGCCTTCTAATGAAGGACGGGGCTATGTATTAAGAAGATTGCTTCGACGTGCTGTCAGATATGCAAAACAAATCAATATAAACGAGCCATTTATGTATGAATTGGTGCCAGTGGTAGGAGAAATTATGCATGACTTCTATCCGGAGGTAAAAGAAAAAACGGAATTTATTCAAAAGGTCATCAAAAACGAAGAAGAACGTTTCCATGAAACACTTCATGAAGGTCTTGCCATTCTTTCATCTGTTATCAAGAAAGAAAAAGAAAAAGGCAGCGATACGATTCAGGGTGAAGACGTTTTCCGTCTATATGATACGTACGGATTCCCTGTTGAGTTAACAGAGGAATATGCTGAAGAAGAAGGTATGAAAGTGGATCATGCCGGATTTGAAAAGGAAATGGAAGGACAGCGCGAGCGTGCACGTTCAGCACGTCAGGATGTAGATTCCATGCAGATTCAGGGCGGTGTGTTAGGAGAGCTGAAAACCGAAAGCAAATTTGTCGGATATGATAAGCTTCAGACAGAAGCCAGAATAGCTGCAATTGTGAAGGATGGGCAATTAATTGAAGAAGCTCATGCTGGTGATGAGATTCAGCTGATCCTGAATGAAACACCATTTTACGCAGAGAGCGGCGGACAGATTGCTGACCAGGGAACTCTTGAGGCAGAAGGATTAAAGGTTTCCATTAAGGATGTTCAAAAAGCTCCGAATGGACAAAACCTTCATAGAGCTGTCGTTGAAAAAGGAAAGCTGAAGGCAGAAGCATCTGTACTGGCTGCTGTAAATGAGCAAATCCGTTCAAAGGTAATCAAAAATCATACTGCAACTCACTTGCTTCATCAAGCTTTAAAGGATGTTTTGGGAGGCCATGTTAACCAGGCTGGTTCTCTAGTAGGCCCGGATCGTCTGCGTTTTGACTTCTCTCATTTTGGGCAAATTACTTCTGAAGAGCTTGAGAAAATTGAAGCGATTGTCAACGAACAAATTTGGCAAAGCCTTGAAGTTGAAATCAACTACAAGGACATTGAAGAGGCAAAGGCAATGGGGGCTATGGCTCTATTTGGTGAGAAATATGGCAAGATTGTCCGGGTCGTTCAGGTTGGTGATTACAGTCTTGAGCTTTGCGGCGGATGCCATGTTCCGAATACTGCTTCCATCGGATTGTTCAAGATCCAATCGGAAAGCGGAATTGGCGCTGGAACTCGCAGAATAGAAGCAGTAACTGGCGAATCTGCATACAAGCTAATGAATGACCAGATTACTGTATTAAAAGAAGCATCAGGCAAATTAAAGACCAATCCAAAAGATTTGTCCGCAAGAATTGATGTGCTTCTTGGAGAAATGAAGCAGCTGCAGCGTGAAAACGAATCTTTAGCAGCAAAATTGGGCAATATTGAAGCAGGGAGCCTGGTATCAAAGGCAAAAGAAGTCAATGGCATTACCGTTCTTGCTGAAAAGGTCCAGGCATCAGACATGAATAACCTGCGCAATATGGCTGATGATTTAAAACAAAAACTCGGATCTGCAGTTGTTGTATTAGGCAGTATAAACGAGGGAAAAGTGAATATTATTGCCGGGGTGACAGATGATTTGATTAAAAAAGGCTTCCATGCGGGCAAAGCGGTCAAAGAAGTTGCTGCAAAATGCGGCGGCGGAGGCGGAGGCCGTCCGGACATGGCTCAGGCTGGCGGAAAAGACCCGGAAAAACTTGAAAGTGCTCTGCAATTTGTAGAAGAATGGGTTAAATCCGTTTGA
- a CDS encoding IreB family regulatory phosphoprotein — translation MSSFDKTMRFNFPEEPIEQDVNEVLFQVYGALQEKGYNPINQIVGYLLSGDPAYIPRHKDARNIIRKLERDEIIEELVKSYLKQQREG, via the coding sequence ATGAGCTCATTTGACAAAACAATGAGGTTTAACTTTCCTGAAGAACCAATCGAACAGGATGTGAATGAAGTTCTGTTTCAAGTTTATGGCGCCCTCCAGGAAAAAGGGTATAATCCTATAAATCAAATTGTCGGTTATCTGCTGTCCGGGGATCCGGCTTACATTCCCCGCCATAAGGATGCACGCAATATCATCCGTAAACTTGAACGGGATGAGATCATCGAAGAATTGGTTAAATCATACTTAAAACAGCAGCGTGAGGGGTAA
- the ruvX gene encoding Holliday junction resolvase RuvX yields the protein MRTMGLDVGSKTVGVALSDAFGWTAQGLETIKINEEEKEFGFERIGEIIKEHEVSKIVVGLPKNMNGTIGPRGEASQFFASELEKLFGLPVVLWDERLSTMAAERVLLEADVSRKKRKKVIDKMAAVMILQGFLNSQI from the coding sequence ATGCGGACTATGGGACTGGATGTCGGCTCTAAGACAGTCGGCGTCGCTCTAAGCGATGCGTTCGGATGGACAGCGCAGGGCTTGGAAACCATCAAAATCAACGAGGAAGAAAAAGAGTTTGGTTTTGAAAGAATTGGTGAAATAATAAAAGAGCATGAAGTCAGTAAGATTGTTGTCGGCTTGCCTAAAAACATGAACGGAACCATTGGCCCACGCGGTGAAGCCAGCCAGTTCTTTGCTTCAGAGCTGGAGAAGCTATTTGGCCTTCCGGTCGTATTGTGGGACGAGCGTCTCTCAACAATGGCAGCTGAAAGAGTTTTGCTTGAAGCGGATGTCAGCCGCAAGAAACGGAAAAAAGTCATTGATAAAATGGCAGCCGTAATGATTTTACAAGGCTTTTTAAATAGCCAAATTTAA
- a CDS encoding DUF1292 domain-containing protein — MNHGDNNITVIDEEGNEQLCEVLFTFDSEEFGKSYVLYYPVGADENDDEEIEIHASAFSPSEDSKDGELQPIETEEEWDLIEEMLNTFLEEQED; from the coding sequence ATGAACCATGGAGATAACAACATTACTGTAATTGACGAGGAAGGCAACGAGCAGCTTTGCGAAGTATTGTTCACGTTTGATTCGGAAGAATTCGGCAAGTCATATGTCCTTTACTACCCAGTGGGGGCAGATGAAAATGATGATGAAGAAATTGAAATTCACGCATCAGCATTCAGCCCAAGCGAAGACAGCAAGGATGGCGAACTGCAGCCAATCGAGACAGAAGAGGAATGGGATCTAATTGAAGAAATGCTAAACACATTCCTTGAAGAGCAGGAAGATTAA
- the mltG gene encoding endolytic transglycosylase MltG, translated as MSADDQKGKKEIIREKMIERQGEAKVVRKIVLIVAIILLISAAAVLGGGYFYINSALKPVDPDNNKPKKVEIPIGSSVTGIGTVLEENGIIRDARVFKYYVKFKNEAGFMAGEYELKPSMNMKEILDSLKTGKVMEEVAFKITIPEGKQLEQIAGIIAEKTEKNPEDVLKKLNEEAFIKSLMAEYPDLLTKEILGENIKYPLEGYLFPATYPFYKEDPTIEEIVKVMLDKTASVVKEYSGDMDKREYTPHKLLTMASLIEEEATAKVDRDQIASVFYNRIDTGMPLQTDPTVLYAHGEHKSRVLYKDLEIDSPYNTYKYPGLTPGPISNAGVSSIEAALVPAETDYLYFLATSTGEVLFSKTLDEHNQKKAQHISNN; from the coding sequence ATGTCGGCAGACGATCAAAAAGGGAAAAAAGAAATAATACGGGAAAAAATGATTGAGCGCCAAGGCGAAGCAAAAGTAGTCCGTAAAATTGTACTGATAGTTGCAATCATATTATTAATCTCAGCTGCTGCAGTGCTCGGCGGCGGATATTTTTATATTAATTCAGCTTTAAAGCCTGTTGATCCCGATAATAATAAGCCGAAAAAAGTAGAAATACCAATCGGGTCATCTGTGACGGGAATCGGCACTGTTCTTGAAGAAAATGGAATTATCAGGGATGCACGTGTATTTAAATATTATGTGAAATTTAAAAATGAAGCTGGATTCATGGCAGGAGAATATGAATTGAAGCCTTCCATGAATATGAAGGAGATCCTTGATAGCTTGAAAACAGGTAAGGTAATGGAAGAAGTAGCTTTCAAGATCACCATTCCAGAGGGAAAACAGCTTGAGCAGATAGCGGGAATCATTGCAGAAAAAACTGAAAAAAATCCTGAAGATGTCTTGAAAAAACTTAATGAAGAAGCTTTTATTAAATCTTTAATGGCAGAATATCCTGATTTGCTAACAAAGGAAATCCTGGGTGAGAATATTAAATATCCTCTTGAGGGATATCTATTCCCGGCAACCTATCCTTTTTACAAAGAAGATCCGACTATAGAGGAAATTGTCAAAGTTATGCTTGATAAAACGGCTTCAGTTGTTAAAGAGTATAGCGGTGATATGGATAAGCGGGAATATACTCCGCACAAATTATTGACAATGGCATCGCTCATAGAGGAAGAAGCAACGGCGAAAGTAGACCGTGATCAGATTGCGAGTGTTTTCTACAACCGGATTGACACAGGGATGCCACTCCAGACAGATCCAACTGTCCTGTATGCACATGGTGAACATAAATCAAGGGTCCTATATAAAGACTTAGAGATCGACTCACCATACAACACATATAAGTACCCTGGACTGACGCCCGGGCCAATTTCAAATGCAGGAGTTTCCTCAATTGAAGCAGCATTGGTTCCTGCAGAAACAGATTACCTTTACTTCCTTGCTACATCAACAGGAGAAGTTCTTTTCTCGAAGACACTGGATGAGCATAATCAAAAAAAAGCACAGCATATCTCAAATAATTAA
- a CDS encoding O-methyltransferase, protein MNDKLHAYIEEIIPGRPQLLDKMEQYAKEHNVPIMELAGIEAMLQLLRIQKPKMILEVGTAIGYSALRMAFTVPESKIVTIERDVERYQLAEKYIEEAGKKEQIIIIKGDALEVEEDVEKHGPYDAIFIDAAKGQYQRFFEIYSRFLSDGGVIITDNVLFKGLVCESNIENKRIRNMVRKIDVFNKWLMSHPEYHTVILPVGDGVAISKKR, encoded by the coding sequence ATGAACGATAAGCTGCATGCATATATAGAGGAAATAATACCTGGGAGACCCCAGTTGCTGGATAAAATGGAGCAGTACGCCAAAGAGCACAATGTTCCAATTATGGAGCTGGCAGGAATCGAAGCGATGCTTCAGCTTTTGCGCATTCAAAAACCGAAAATGATACTCGAAGTAGGCACGGCAATCGGTTATTCAGCACTCAGAATGGCCTTCACAGTTCCTGAATCGAAAATTGTTACGATTGAACGCGATGTGGAACGTTACCAGCTTGCCGAAAAGTATATAGAAGAAGCCGGGAAAAAAGAGCAAATCATCATCATTAAGGGAGATGCCCTGGAAGTCGAGGAAGACGTTGAAAAGCACGGACCTTATGATGCTATATTTATTGATGCAGCAAAAGGCCAATATCAGCGGTTCTTTGAAATCTACTCACGATTTCTCTCAGATGGCGGCGTGATTATTACAGATAATGTCCTTTTCAAAGGCCTTGTGTGTGAATCAAATATAGAAAATAAACGTATCCGGAATATGGTTAGAAAAATTGATGTGTTTAATAAATGGTTAATGAGTCATCCTGAATATCATACAGTTATTTTGCCTGTTGGGGATGGCGTGGCAATTAGTAAAAAGAGGTGA
- a CDS encoding peptidase U32 family protein has product MKKPELLVTPTSVEDIGPLMSAGADAFVVGEQRYGLRLAGEFTREDVKEAVELAHKHGKKVYVAMNALFHNDKVPELEDYISFLKEINADAIIFGDPAVLMAARSAAPDMKLHWNTETTATNWYTCNYWGRKGAKRAVLAREINMDAIIEIKENAEVEIEVQVHGMTAMFQSKRSLLGNYYEYQGKALEVENRKQEKNMFLHDKERENKYPIFEDENGTHIMSPNDICIIDELQEMIEAGIDSFKIDGILKTPEYIAAVTKLYRKAIDLCVEDPDQYDEIKDGLLTEVEEIQPANRPLDTGFFFKETVY; this is encoded by the coding sequence ATGAAAAAACCTGAACTGTTGGTAACGCCAACAAGTGTTGAAGATATTGGGCCCCTTATGTCTGCAGGTGCAGATGCCTTTGTTGTAGGAGAACAGCGATATGGACTGAGACTTGCAGGGGAATTCACAAGGGAAGATGTGAAAGAAGCGGTTGAACTTGCACACAAGCATGGGAAAAAAGTGTATGTCGCAATGAATGCTTTATTTCATAATGATAAAGTGCCTGAACTTGAAGATTATATCAGTTTCCTGAAAGAAATAAATGCGGATGCAATTATATTTGGAGATCCTGCTGTATTAATGGCCGCCCGCTCGGCTGCGCCGGACATGAAGCTTCATTGGAATACAGAAACTACTGCAACAAACTGGTATACATGCAACTACTGGGGCAGAAAAGGTGCTAAACGCGCAGTCCTTGCCAGAGAGATTAATATGGATGCCATCATTGAAATAAAAGAGAATGCCGAAGTGGAAATAGAGGTGCAGGTTCATGGCATGACTGCCATGTTCCAATCAAAGCGCTCCTTGCTGGGCAATTATTATGAATATCAGGGGAAAGCCCTGGAAGTGGAAAACCGCAAACAGGAAAAGAATATGTTCCTTCACGACAAGGAACGGGAAAATAAATACCCGATTTTTGAAGATGAAAATGGCACTCATATCATGAGTCCTAATGACATCTGCATTATAGATGAACTGCAGGAAATGATTGAAGCAGGCATTGATTCATTTAAAATTGACGGGATATTAAAAACTCCTGAGTATATTGCTGCAGTGACTAAACTCTACAGAAAAGCTATTGATCTATGTGTGGAAGATCCGGACCAATACGATGAAATAAAAGATGGTCTTCTCACTGAAGTTGAAGAAATTCAGCCGGCGAATCGTCCGCTTGATACCGGATTCTTCTTTAAGGAAACTGTCTACTAA
- a CDS encoding peptidase U32 family protein, with protein MAAVKEKISEIVNGKRVIVKKPELLAPAGNLEKLKIAVHYGADAVFIGGQEYGLRSNAGNFTFEEMKEGVEFAKKYGAKIYVTTNIFAHNENIDGLEDYLLGLKGAGVAGIIVADPLIIETCRRVAPEIEVHLSTQQSLSNWKAVEFWKEEGLERVVLARETSAEEIKEMKEKVDIEIETFIHGAMCIAYSGRCTLSNHMTARDSNRGGCCQSCRWDYDLYQLEGENEVPLYSEGDAPFAMSPKDLKLIESIPRMIELGIDSLKIEGRMKSIHYIATVVSVYRKVIDAYCADPDNFQIKQEWLEELDKCANRETATAFFEGVPGYKEQMFGNHSKKTNIDFVGLVLDYNPETQIVTLQQRNKFMPGEEVEFFGPEIENFTQVIDKIWDEKGNELDAARHPLQIVQFKVDKPVYPDNMMRKEL; from the coding sequence ATGGCAGCGGTAAAAGAAAAAATTTCCGAAATTGTCAACGGCAAACGGGTTATTGTAAAAAAACCTGAATTGCTTGCTCCGGCTGGGAACCTTGAAAAGCTGAAGATTGCCGTTCACTATGGTGCCGACGCTGTGTTTATCGGCGGACAGGAATACGGCCTTCGTTCAAACGCAGGCAACTTCACTTTTGAAGAAATGAAAGAAGGCGTCGAATTCGCCAAAAAATACGGAGCGAAGATTTATGTTACAACCAATATTTTTGCTCATAACGAAAATATTGATGGTCTTGAGGATTATTTGCTGGGCCTTAAAGGAGCAGGAGTTGCAGGAATCATTGTGGCAGATCCGCTGATCATTGAAACCTGCCGCCGTGTTGCACCTGAGATAGAAGTTCATTTAAGCACACAGCAATCCCTCTCCAATTGGAAGGCAGTCGAGTTCTGGAAGGAAGAAGGATTGGAGCGTGTGGTCCTTGCGCGTGAAACAAGTGCGGAGGAAATCAAAGAAATGAAGGAGAAGGTTGATATTGAAATTGAAACCTTCATTCATGGGGCGATGTGTATTGCCTACTCCGGGCGCTGCACACTCAGCAACCATATGACTGCACGTGATTCCAACAGGGGCGGCTGCTGCCAGTCCTGCCGCTGGGATTATGATTTATATCAGCTTGAAGGGGAGAATGAAGTTCCTTTATACAGCGAAGGAGATGCTCCATTTGCAATGAGTCCTAAAGATCTTAAGCTGATTGAATCAATTCCGCGTATGATCGAATTGGGAATTGACAGTTTAAAAATTGAAGGACGCATGAAATCCATCCATTACATTGCAACAGTAGTAAGCGTGTACCGCAAAGTGATTGATGCCTATTGTGCAGATCCCGACAACTTCCAGATTAAGCAGGAATGGCTTGAAGAGCTTGATAAATGTGCAAACCGCGAAACAGCGACAGCTTTCTTTGAAGGGGTTCCAGGGTATAAAGAGCAAATGTTTGGAAATCATAGCAAAAAGACGAATATCGATTTCGTCGGGCTTGTGCTGGATTACAATCCGGAAACACAAATTGTTACCCTGCAGCAGAGAAACAAATTTATGCCTGGAGAGGAAGTAGAATTCTTCGGCCCTGAAATTGAAAATTTTACACAAGTCATCGATAAAATATGGGATGAAAAAGGCAATGAGCTGGATGCAGCGCGCCATCCGCTTCAAATTGTTCAATTTAAAGTTGATAAGCCGGTATACCCTGACAACATGATGCGAAAGGAGCTCTAA
- the udk gene encoding uridine kinase, which translates to MKRKPVVIGVAGGSGSGKTSVTKAIYDRFKGHSILMIEQDYYYKDQTHLPFEERLKTNYDHPLAFDNDLLIEHIESLLKYEPIRKPVYDYAMHTRSEEVIEVEPKDVIILEGILILEDERLRNLMDMKLYVDTDADLRIIRRLFRDIKERGRTMDSVIEQYVNVVRPMHNQFIEPTKRYADIIIPEGGHNHVAIDLMVTKIQTILEQKSFL; encoded by the coding sequence ATGAAACGCAAACCCGTTGTAATTGGGGTGGCCGGCGGTTCCGGCTCAGGAAAAACGAGCGTTACTAAAGCGATTTATGACCGATTCAAAGGGCACTCAATCCTTATGATCGAACAGGATTATTATTATAAGGATCAGACTCATCTGCCTTTCGAGGAAAGACTGAAGACAAATTATGACCATCCTCTTGCATTTGACAACGACCTGCTTATTGAACATATTGAAAGCCTGCTGAAATATGAGCCGATAAGAAAGCCTGTATATGATTATGCCATGCATACAAGGTCTGAAGAAGTAATTGAAGTCGAGCCAAAGGATGTGATCATCCTAGAAGGCATTCTGATTCTTGAGGATGAGAGGCTCCGTAATCTGATGGACATGAAATTATATGTAGATACAGATGCAGACCTGCGGATCATCCGCCGCTTATTCAGGGATATAAAAGAGCGGGGACGCACCATGGATTCAGTCATTGAACAATATGTGAATGTTGTACGGCCAATGCATAATCAATTTATTGAGCCGACGAAAAGATATGCTGACATCATTATTCCCGAAGGCGGGCATAATCACGTTGCGATCGATTTAATGGTCACAAAAATTCAAACAATTCTTGAACAAAAGTCATTTTTATGA
- the greA gene encoding transcription elongation factor GreA, with product MATEKVFPMTQAGKEKLEQELDYLKSVKRKEVVERIKIARSFGDLSENSEYDSAKEEQAFVEGRITTLENMIRNAKIIQEEEMAGDIVGLGRSVTFVELPDGDEETYTIVGSAEADPFEGKISNDSPIAKSLMGRTVGDEVTVQTPGGEMNVRIVSIK from the coding sequence TTGGCTACAGAAAAAGTTTTCCCAATGACACAGGCAGGTAAAGAAAAACTTGAGCAGGAACTGGATTATTTAAAATCGGTTAAGCGCAAAGAAGTGGTTGAACGTATAAAAATCGCAAGAAGCTTCGGAGATCTTTCCGAGAACTCAGAATATGATTCAGCGAAAGAAGAGCAGGCTTTTGTTGAAGGACGGATTACAACTCTTGAAAATATGATCCGCAATGCTAAGATCATTCAAGAAGAAGAAATGGCCGGAGATATCGTTGGACTTGGCCGTTCCGTTACGTTCGTAGAGCTTCCGGATGGTGACGAGGAAACTTACACTATCGTAGGAAGTGCAGAGGCGGATCCTTTTGAAGGAAAAATCTCTAATGATTCTCCAATTGCCAAAAGCCTGATGGGCCGTACAGTTGGAGACGAAGTTACCGTTCAGACTCCTGGAGGAGAAATGAACGTACGCATTGTTTCCATTAAATAA
- a CDS encoding peptidoglycan D,D-transpeptidase FtsI family protein, giving the protein MWRKRAVGWLIVSFIVLCFLMGRLIQLQLVSTEHFTGREINLLEASVRQRSQEMIIDAGRGDFLDRSGNPMTFENKSVLILFPFLTRMDWDIKKVSEITGASEYSLRHSVENAKEPFAFGSPEPIQLSFDQMEKINDLKIPGVFAVEKKYSRSEKPASQLIGITGQNQAVLKERYPDKDLSSDTMIGITGMEKSFDEFLLPEGASKLVYHVDGTGGPLFGIDVKYVEPANPFYPVNIRTTVDYDLQMMAEKLADQHGIKKGGIILLDIETNSILAMVSRPSLNKNNPFEEKSKGTVNHMIKQQIMGSVFKTVVAAAAIDHGLDDPKRQFDCSRKINGEPDLKYQHGMLNFDESFARSCNNTFASIAKELKDINPDLLEEYADKLSLIGPVSWEGDIYHFSDFKQLQDEEKGRVFLSEDAKKDSNFAGLTGIGQHEVRATPLAVANMMATIARGGEKEMVRVASEIEYKNSTSLIEFKKQKLQGEIIAPFTAMKLQRLLREVVINEEGTGRWFKELPYEVAGKSGTAETGIMADGKQLHNKWFAGYFPYKNPKYALVTVNLEVTEDTGGVNPLFADIVKEVYNYNHKQETPPLGSADQ; this is encoded by the coding sequence ATGTGGAGAAAAAGAGCAGTTGGCTGGTTAATCGTTAGTTTCATAGTCCTTTGCTTTCTTATGGGAAGGCTGATACAGCTGCAGCTTGTTTCAACAGAGCATTTTACAGGCAGGGAAATCAATCTTCTTGAAGCGAGTGTCCGTCAGCGCTCCCAGGAAATGATTATCGATGCCGGGAGAGGGGATTTTCTTGATCGCAGCGGTAATCCCATGACATTTGAAAATAAATCTGTTCTTATATTATTCCCTTTCCTCACAAGAATGGATTGGGATATAAAAAAGGTATCTGAAATTACGGGTGCTTCGGAATATTCATTGCGGCATTCTGTTGAGAATGCAAAAGAACCTTTTGCATTTGGAAGTCCGGAGCCCATTCAGCTGTCTTTCGATCAAATGGAGAAAATCAATGACTTGAAAATTCCGGGTGTCTTTGCTGTTGAGAAGAAATACAGCCGTTCCGAGAAACCTGCATCCCAGCTAATCGGAATTACCGGTCAGAATCAGGCCGTCCTTAAAGAAAGATACCCGGACAAAGATCTGTCTTCCGATACAATGATTGGCATTACCGGCATGGAGAAGAGCTTTGATGAATTTCTGCTTCCTGAAGGGGCATCAAAACTTGTCTATCATGTGGATGGGACTGGCGGACCGCTGTTTGGCATCGATGTGAAATATGTAGAGCCGGCAAACCCCTTTTATCCAGTCAATATTAGGACAACTGTGGATTATGATTTACAGATGATGGCCGAAAAATTGGCGGATCAGCATGGGATTAAAAAAGGCGGTATTATCCTGCTTGATATAGAGACTAATTCAATTTTGGCAATGGTGTCTCGTCCATCCCTTAATAAAAATAATCCTTTTGAAGAAAAAAGCAAAGGGACGGTTAATCATATGATTAAACAGCAAATCATGGGGTCAGTTTTTAAAACGGTGGTGGCAGCAGCCGCAATTGATCATGGTCTGGACGATCCTAAGAGGCAATTTGACTGCAGCAGGAAAATTAATGGGGAACCGGATCTTAAATATCAGCATGGCATGCTGAATTTCGATGAGAGCTTTGCCAGGAGCTGCAATAATACATTTGCATCCATTGCTAAGGAGTTGAAAGATATTAACCCGGATCTCCTTGAGGAGTATGCAGACAAACTGTCGTTAATAGGTCCTGTAAGCTGGGAGGGAGATATTTATCATTTCAGCGATTTTAAACAGCTTCAGGATGAAGAAAAAGGACGGGTGTTTCTGTCTGAAGATGCTAAAAAAGACAGTAATTTTGCAGGTCTGACAGGAATTGGACAGCATGAGGTGAGAGCTACTCCACTTGCTGTTGCCAACATGATGGCAACTATAGCCAGAGGAGGAGAGAAAGAAATGGTCCGGGTTGCTTCAGAAATTGAATATAAAAACAGTACATCTCTTATAGAATTCAAGAAACAGAAGCTGCAGGGAGAAATAATTGCCCCGTTTACCGCTATGAAGCTTCAAAGACTGCTAAGGGAAGTAGTAATTAATGAAGAAGGGACCGGCCGCTGGTTTAAAGAACTTCCATACGAAGTTGCAGGGAAATCCGGCACAGCTGAAACGGGCATAATGGCAGATGGAAAGCAGCTGCACAATAAATGGTTCGCGGGTTACTTCCCATATAAAAATCCAAAATATGCCCTTGTAACTGTAAATCTGGAGGTTACTGAAGACACAGGGGGAGTGAATCCGCTCTTTGCTGATATCGTCAAAGAAGTCTATAACTATAATCATAAACAAGAAACTCCTCCATTGGGCTCTGCAGACCAGTAA